The window CAGAACATAGGTTAACTTCCTCTCTATAATTCAAATTGTatttcctctgttcctcttgAACAGTCATCCTTAGTCATGCATGACTAATGGCCTTTCAAGCAACATTGTCTGGCTTCACTCCTAAAGTCTGAGGTTTTATTAATGTGTCGTACTGTATAAAGAACACAGCTTTGTTTCACCTGGTATTTTCAAGTTGTTAGTTCCTACAAATACTGCAGCCATTAAAAATCCttaaaaagcttaaaaatggacaaaatgcACAATCTAGTTGATTTTGGTCCAATTTCTTGCTGTTCCCTTTCTGCTAATATTCCAGTTATGTTCCCACTGGTTTAAGATTTTACTAGACCTCTAGATGCTCGTCTACTGGAGACACAGATGTCTCAACATGAAGAGTCCTGGAATGGAAACAAAACCAGAAGTAAGCAGAAGCCAGGGTTTACAGATGTGCATTGTAGCGTCAGACGAGACTGTTTGAGTAAAGACGACCACAAGTGCATCACAGACTGACCTGACTTTTGAGTCTTCGCACAGTGGTTCGTTTCAGTTCGTGGATGGACTGGAGGCGGGTGATGAGAAACTTTTTATCCTCTCCCTCCTGagcagagagaatgaaaagaagaagataaaatcAGATGTTAAGAGGAAAACAATTATCTTTATATTCAAAACAGATTGAGAAAAGGAGTTCTGAATTATGTAGGCGCTGTCGTACATTTTCTATCTGCTCCTGCAGTAAACCGATGATCTTCCTTTGCCCGTCCACCACCTGACTGTGGAAGTAGATGACTATCCTGAAGGAAACACAGATGGAGTGGATCAGAGCAATACACCCAGCACTTGGATAATAATACAGATAATATGATAGATATTATCTGTGTATAAAACACGCTGACTGAGAGCATATGCACTCACAGAAAGATTCCTGCCCCCACAAACAGGAACAAAGGGTTTTCCACCAGGTAGGAGTGAGCCCTGGCCAGAACGGACAGGTTTGGATTATCTTTTTCCAGTTCTTCCACCCAGCGTTTCCCCGCCTGGAACATCGTTTTGAGACCACGGAACGGGCCGCATGACGAGGACGGATTGATACTGcggacaaaagacacaaaggcTGTACCTCAGACACAGAGTGCTGACCATTTAGTTCATTTAGTTTAGGATTACTGAGTCTCAGACCGAAAAAATGTGTTGGTCTAACAACTGTGTGGTAGTGTTGGTGGGGTATGTGTTTTCTCAATAAAATTGAGGATGACTGGTTTTACAAATTCACTAATTTGAAGGTTTTATCAAATGCCAAAACAATTAAAGTGCAATTAGGTTTTGAAACTCAGTATCGTCTGAACTTCAGTCACAATGTTCGGTCCGTACATGACCTAACGCTTAGTTTTGAGGGGTGGTGGTTATGATTAAGAATTGGGCCACAGTGACAAGGTCAACTGTGTGCGTACCTCCACATGGTgtatgtgacacacacagaggcaccgaggaaggaggggaagcAGAGGAGAGTGATGAAGATGGTGGTCATCTGGCTGACTCTGTAGGGCTTCCTCGGAGCCTGACAGTTCATCATCACACTGCTCTGTGGGGAAACAATGATAAAAGCACAtgctggggtcagaggtcacaaccTCCATCCCAACCTTCAGGGAGGATGAGACAGAGAAATATGACGCAACAAGACAACAACTGATTTAGTTGTCAAACTGTTTCTAAGGTTGAGattcatattattcatattatttccAGACTACTCAACCAGGACATAAATACGAATCGGTGTTTACAACACATACTGCACGGCTGTTACACAGACGCATTTCGTTTAGTCACAAACACATGTGGAccaatgacacattttttaaagctgtcGGTTTCTACAGGTGCACCACTACAGGGGCCAATCCCAAACACCACACTAAAaatgggaaaatggaaaatgaaaggattcattgtcataaaaaaactgtttttaaaatcttttggAAATGTCAGATCAAGCCTGTGCactttaaattaaatctttCAGTTTAAGTACCTTTTTAATGTAGAAGAGCAACAAGAGTTTGAGGAGCTGCACTGCCGGCAGCAGAGGGGTGAAGAGAACTCCCAACCTGAACAACACaaagattattatcattacccAGAAACAATTTGACTTCACTCAGCATGATTGCATGGACATCTTCACAGAAAGCTCTGTACCAGGCTAAGGTCTGTCCATAGATGAGTTCGAGGACATTCCTGGCAATATCAAAAAccggtttcctcctcctcttcaggacCCTCTTGGAAAACATcctgcagagagcagcaggaggaattACATTGTTTCAGTCAATGTTACAAAATGCTTTTCAAGGAAGAAATGACACCAGACAGGAagataaaagtgaaaatataacATTCAACAGAACGCAAGTTCATAGTGATAGAAATGTGGGGCTGCCAATGGCAAAACCTTGGTCAGTGGAGTGGAAATACTAACATCCTTTTTTAAGGAACTGACTCACCCCCAAAGAAACTCTCCTAACAAGGTGTCCAGCAGAGTGAAGATGAAGTCCATGAGTAGGAAGCGATAAAGCTCCTGGCCAACAAAACTCTCCCAGCACTAACATGTCAAAGCAGAGCACAAAGTTAGTTATTGAATTACTATCAAATCGGTGGTCAGTAAAAAATGTCGTCTCATCATTAATATTACCATGAAGTTGTCATTTTCAAAGTCGACAGCCATCCGACCCAGCCAGTGGTAGCAGAGGACGCCAAGAACGCTCACTTTTAACATCAAGTTCCTAGAAAATATTAACAGACAGTAACcaaggtgtttaaaaaaactgaacctAACAGCTCTGCACCCAAACATGAACTCTGTGCTCACATGCAGTCCCTCTGCTAATACCTGCCGATGGCGACATATGTGCGTACAGTCGGTGACTCATAGTCTTCCATCCAGGCAGCGAGGTTGAACAAGCAGGGCAGCAGAACGTTGATGAGCGACACCACCACAGGCAGAGCCAGCAGGCTGGCCTCGTTCAGCAAGGGGTTCTGGGTGGAGAGCGGACCATTAGATCTTTTCTTGAGGTCCTGTGggaatgagagacagagacagaaaacgtATTTTTAAGTTTGATGACTCCTCAATGTTACCGCAGCGTATTCTGTCAACTGCCAGCCACATGGagtttttctcttctgctgctctTTACTGCTGGCAGCGTCGCTGGACCCTCCTGATTTTGCCAAATGGATGCTGTCCAGAAACTGACATTTTGTATTTCAGAGTCAACTTCCAGCTCTGTGGTGACATCACAAATATTGATTGGCTGAAGCAGTTGTTGTCCCAGGAACCTCATACAAATTGTTGGTCTCAGGAAAAGacagccacttggcaaaatcaggacgtgtgttgctgttgagtcagcaagggattttttttcaccacgaGGAGTCACCAGCAAGGCAGGCAAGGCATTTTCTAATCTTAAAAACTTGGAGGCTTTAAAATCAAGAGTGAAAGCAGCAAGAGATGTTTAGATGGTACAGTTCAATATAATGACACCATAATGTCAATAAGCagcttttattgtggccagcaGGGGAACAAGAACAAAGACTGAACACCAAACACTAACTGAAGTCTGAGTATCCACCAATAAAAGTTTTGATCCTTAGTGAATGTTGATTTTGGACTATGAACCCCGCTCTGCCTTACCTGGCGCATGTACTGAGAGAAGAAGTAGATGCTGAGCACACAGGCAATGGTGCCTGCTACGCAGATAGTCCATGCCAGGCAGTGGATCATCAGTCTCCCCAAATTCTGGAGACAAGAGTTCCTGACGCGTTTATGGTTCACCTCCGCCAACAGCtcctggagagggaggaggacggagagagagaaaggcgaCGATGTGACGTAGAAAGGACGGAGAGAtatgtggagagaggagggagggacaaagacagagaagaatgCATTAGGTCATCGCATTCCTGCAAATTATGCgacaggagaaaacaaagagaggagtgtgtgtgtttgtgtgtgtttacatgtacCTTGAGCTGGATGCAGATATTCTCAGACATCAGTTTGACGGACGTTTTTTTGATGACCTTAAAGTCCCAGGAGCAGAAGACCTTCATGGCCAGGATACTGTGAGATTTGTCGATTCGGAAGCTCTGACCAAACGACTTGGACATGCTGTCGGGGGAAATCACACTTTAACATGCATCAGAATAAATATATTGCTTCTCTTGAAACCACTCTGTACCTGTACACGAGGATGATGCATGTGATGAAGAAGGCCGACACTATGGTGAAGAAGTATGCAAGCGGCATGTTGTAAGACAAGCGCTTCGACACACAGGCCAGCATGGTTCCATTGGACACAGATATATTCTGCCCTCCACCTTCATCACTGCAGTGCCGTCGCAGTGTGTAGTTACAGTAGTACCCATAGTACATCACTGTGTCTGAGAAATAGCCCTGAGACAAAATCAGAtgggaaaaaatgcatttccttcAAAGTTGACTCAATTACATTTGGGCTGGATTAGAACGTACAAATTGAAtatgatttcagtttttagacttaaagatcccctccagaCATATTTTAAGacataataaattattattaagaCATTCAATTAGCTCTTAAAAATAAGACACCTTCACTGCAAATATTATTTAGTTTCAAAAGTGTAACCACTGAACACACAATGCGTGTACTTCACTGAAAGGTCCATTCCCAGTAAATGTGCACCAGAGGCACACTTGTGAAAGTTGCCTGTTGGACAGCGACTGATTCCAAACTAGTTGTGCTATCACAAAATCCTTCTTGTACATTCACGTCCGAAACCGAAATTTAAGGTTGAGCACAGAGAAACTTTCTGCCTTTAGTGGGTGAATGTGACGGATGCATCTTTCTGCAGAGTGATGGTGAAACATCAATGCAAGGCAACATTATGACTGTGAATGGAGGTGATCTCTTATTGCAACAGCAATTTTACAGCTGTTTTGTTATGTGTCATATCTCATCATATGGATCCGAAGCTCATGCACACACGTCAAGGATGTGCTGAGCGGTTTCTAAAATCTGAGGGTTCATACAACTTACTGCTCCAGTGAGGAGCTCCAGTCCAGAGAAGGAGTGATTTGCAGATAGCAGCACTGGAGGGAGCACTGCCTGAGGCAGCACCAAGAACGCACCCACCaccaggaacaggaagaggTTGAAGAAGAGTAGGGTCTTAAGGAACAGGAAGTACGAGAGGACTCCAGTGCCGAAACGCCCGCTCACTGTCTTGAGCGCTACTTGCCAGAGCTGGAGGGAGTGCAGGAAGGACAGACAACTGAACCAGCTCTGTTTCACGGCCTGGGAGGAGAAAGTATAGTGTTATTTCTTCTTAAATATCACtttatacatataaacatagtTCTGTTTATATGAATGTATGTACAGGTACATAGTGTTATTCAGGCGGACTCAGAAAGTTTCACAttttacccccccaaaaaagcctcACAATATGTTGCAGTATATTCCAGACACAAGTGTACATGTTTCTCATTTAGCTTTTGTGAGTCTGAAATTCTGTGTCCCAGAGCTAAATTTGCATGTGCAACAGAGAAAACACTTCCTTGATAGCAACACTCACAGGAAATAACCCGACACCCATATTactttattgtttgttataCTATTTGAATGTTATTCAGTTGTTGCTTATGTCAACCTTGTTCTATTATTATATTGTGTTATGAAACGGATCCAGAAACATTGCACTTTAGAGATCAATGGGCATATTTGTTACAAGACTCTTCAATCTTGAATCAATGTAACACCACTGcactgccttttctttctttctctatgtCACAACTGCTGAAATTTAATCGAACTGTAGGATTGGATTAAGTTTGGGTTATTTTGGCTTTGGTGCAAGTTAGCAAGCACTGATTATAATGTGGTCTCATCCTTGCTCATTAACGTGCTTATGACAAGTTCATCTATCATTACTTCTATGAGCTGCAGCTATGTCTCACATGATATCACACTTCAGTAAATAGGGTCCCTCAGGAGCAGAGGTTATTTTTCagtcacaaacaaaaagagtgtAAAACATAAGtagaggaggcagagggtgatTTTGAAACTTTAAAATATGTGGAATGTCAATTTAAGGAAGAACTCCTTAAACTGTATCTACAAAATCCATCAGTGTTTGACAGAGTCTGTGTCTTGGGTCTGGGAAGAAATATACAAGAAGTAGAACTTAAGACagatgctgctggtggtgacTTACGATTATGATGTAATACTTGAGTCGACTGCAACAGGGGATCTGACTTCCAGAGCGTGTGCGTCTCTCCTTTTGTAAAGTTAACCTCCTGTAGACAGAGAAACAACGAGAGGAATTTAAACTGATAGATCAAAAACGCAtgttatgtaaatatgaataactGAGAACAAAGGCCACATGAACCTGAGTTCACTCTTCTCCGCCACACTGAGCGGCATTGCTTGCAGCATCCTGATTCTGTCGCTCACTGACAGGTTCTGCAGGTTGTTCACCAAACGTTCCCTTTTTGtatctgtaacacacacagggtgaTGAGTGGAGTGACGTTatacgcatacacacacacaaatgtgtgatattaaaaatgatattgtCGTGTCTGAGATTAGGGCCAGTGATCCACCTCACCCTCTGCGTCAGGGCTGTCTGTCTCCATGCCGTAGCCTCGTATGCTCGGTCTGGCAGAGCGGGAGAAGTCTCGGATGGAGGGTCTGCTCTGCTTGTGTCGTCGCAGCTGCATGGTCCTGTTGTAGTATTGAGAGATGATGGCTCCCCTGTTGCGGCCTGACGGAGCAGAAGGATCAGACTGATCAGACATGGGATCAACACCATTCACAGGAACTCTGTCAATCATGAATTGTTGGAAACATGCCTTCAGGGATTAGCATATCTAATCTGTATCTGCATCAGCACTAAAATCTGAAAGATTTTACAACAACGCTGTAagttaaaacaggaaaaaaaacattttcatgagtGAGCCAACTGTAACATGTAGATTTAAATGACTTGCTGAAAGATGACAAgttatttcttattttgaaaggcAAACCAACAAACGCATCATGTGGCACAGCTAAGAAAATTAGACAGACTCTCTCTGCAACAGTGTCGTCACTTCTGCCGGACCCACCGATGGTGCGACTGGGCATGGCTGACAAAACCCTTAAGGTGGCCGTGGACCAGCGTTCACCGACGAGGGGGTTTGTCCTTTCATCATCTTCCCGTCCAacctctctttgtgtcttcCCCCTTTCTCCAAAGTCTTGACCAGGGCTGGATAGGTAGGGCACATCATCTGTGgaataacaattttaaaaaggaagaagacTATGAAAATATCGTCTCTGCTGGGAAAGACAAACACCAGACATCAgatatgatgaaatatgaatccACTTGTCAAATCCTTTCTAATCCCTTATTGGATCTTTCTAGACAAACAAATTGCAAGTAACTGAAGGCTAAAATAAGTTTTACCAAAATTTATTTGACCACCTTCTGTTGGCTGATcaagcagaaacacaaaagtgttAAGTGACAGCCTAATGAATGTCCCTTACTGTGCCTACAACctgaaaattaaataacagTATAATATATGAGATAtatcatttgaaaacaaaagaaggagagGTGAAAAGGTCTGATAAGTTTTTGAGTGTTTGACCTCAGCTGAAGGAATATTGGTATTTTGTTGACCAGGACCCGGGTCTAATATGGGACCAGCTGTCCGGACCTACCCGtctcatatattatattaatattagaaTCACATAATACCCAGCTCTAGTATAAATTCAACCCTTCCACATGCTTCACATGCATCTGTGTGCCGTTAAAAACCCACAGTACCTCGACCCTCCTCGTCCagttctctctgcagctgctgcagctcgtaGGCGTCACACAGTCCGTCAGACAGTCCTCCGTTCCGACTCTGCTCCGCTATCAGCTGGTTGAATGAGTCATGAACACCTTCCTCGTCCACTGGGCTCCTGACGGGAGGACAAATGGACATGAGGACTGACACCATGACAGGAAACAGGGTGATAGATTCAAAGACACACTTCAATACAGAACCAGACTGCTCTGGGGACTGTGGCCCACTGACAACCCCTACAGATCAAACTCAATGACTCAGTCCCTCTCATGGGAGGAAACCCGTAACCAAACAACCCAAGAAGGAGTGtatgaagtcatttttcaatCAATTGTAAATAGTATAGCCGAGATTGCCTTGTGTGTCCCTCTTCCTGTGTTATCTAGATGTACTGGAAACCAAAGCCAACCGCACCGactgttttttctcttacagcatgaagaaaataaaaacacattatgtcCAGTTCCCTTTGACTTAGCACTTTTACAaagacagcagaggaagaggacagaagcaATCACGCCCGTACTGTGTTCAAATGGAAACATTCACTCTCTCACAGGGGCAAACtgtattcaaacacacacatgttcaacaaaacaaatagtCTTTGAGACAATGGTGTAGAAGTAAGAAACAAGTCACATGgttagaaacaaacaaaaaccaccaCATGAAGGTCCTGGGACAGAGCGCAATCGGATCTTCCTTCCCATTTAGTGTCTATCAAAACATCAAAGAGCACAGCTCACTCTGTCGCCGCTGTTCCTCATTTTCCCCAAACTCTCGTCTCTCCTCACGGCCTTCGTGTTTACTATCGCTACGTGAGCAGACGGCTCATGACAGCAACGCAAAAAAACAGTTAACAGGAAAACAGGAGAAACATGTCACTCACTCCACCGCAGCTTCCACGAGAGGGTGGTTCAGATCAAAGTTAACGTGTCGGGccatttttcttctcccccaccCCGACAGTCTGGCACgccgtccgtctctctgtcgGCCAAATCACTGAGGGGTCACACCCTCACCTGCTCAGAGGTGCACTCCACTCCCACCATGGTGTTTATTCCTCTACCTGAGAGAGGCGGGAAAAAGACAGGGCGATGAGCCAATCacaggtaaaagaaaagaaaaaaaagcctgcaaACTGCATTGGAATTTGAACGCTCGAGTCATGTAACTGCTTGTCCTGCCCACATTTCTTTACTGCATTTTGAGGAAACAAACCTCGTGGACTGTAAACATGACAACTGACTACGCCATTTCCGGCCTAAGGTCCCAATAACAGTGTGGATTCATACGTGATCTCTATTAAGgataaaaatgtcaatgttcTTTGCATGCTGTGTCAACATTCACAGGCCTTTTACGGTAATTGTGAGGTGGCAATCTCTGTCATGAAGTTGACTCGTCATAAGGGATTACGTAATTTTGTCCGGACTCCTCTCAGAGCTCCTCTGTTTCGCCTATTCTGAAGGGGACTGTGGTCAGAGTCAGATGGTGCAGTGTCACAAGTGAAATGAATATTCATCGACAGAGACTGAGTGATGCATTGTTCAGGGTAACAGTCATTGTGTCATGTGGAGGATTTTCGTGGAAGCTTGtcgcttcctgtttgtttgtgtgcgatCTTAAAGGCCTGCACTTCACTCCAAAAATCAGCCCTCAGTTATGTGCAACAATGGCACATAAAACTTTCATCAAAGCCCCGGAGAGGCCATGTCCAGAggttattaaaaacattatcacagacattaaaaaaaacaagaaagtaGTGGACTGTTTGGGATATAGGGCAATTGAATCCAGATATTCATTAGAGACTAATAAAACCTCTTTACCAGATTTATCCAACGCTGCCTtgacagaggagggaagagctgtggataaataaaacacaaccaaCAGCAATAAATTCAGCTCTTTGGGATCAAAGTcggctgtgaaaaaaataaataaaataaaaataaataaagatctGGAAATGCATCAATATACCTCACAGTTAAGAGGTGCAGATGAAGGATATATTATGGTATTGATGAAATGGATTACTTTGTTTTGATTCAATTTTAGAATGAGCAATTCATGAAATAAATCTTGagactatatacatatatatatatatatatatatcagatttTTTCTTACAGTTTGTACTGTTGCAGCTCACTCTAATGCATGTACTTTTGGATTTGTAAGTCCATTTTGGTTAATAAAGCCAAATCCATGAGCGGAACTCATATGAAACTTAtgaaaacaatgtatttttctaCAAAGATTTATGCTttaatttgacaaaatacaGTGATTTGTAAAATACCTTAAAAATCCCTGGATTAGTCAAAAACAGCAATTTGTCTTGGATTATTTGATCCATAATCATCAAAAATTAACAGAAttacaataaaaagtaaagttgATACAATTATTGAGGGTTTTATCAATATCTCCCAAACCTATTCACCATCTTTTCCTATTCAAACACACTGTATTTGGCACGGTATGGAAGAAAAATCATCAATATCCCATGCAGCACATTGTCACAAAACATAATAATTTAAAACCACATTGTAATAAGTGAAACTACTGactcaaattaaaatactaTAGTTTTTATAACGGAAATGTGTTCTCAACCATTTGGACCTAATTCtgtaagaacatttttttgcattatcaATTATTTAGAGAGACAATAAAACAAGTTATAATGCCAAAAGATCAGCTTAGTCTGGATTATCTGAACTGGTTATCTGTGGGATCAATTAGCTGCTTCTCTCAATCGCCGGAATTAATGCAAATAAATGTATCCAGAGATGGAAAACTGGTCTGACTACACAACTTGTTGTAATTCTGCTAAGGTTTCACTAAAAGTCGTGtacacttcctgtttacatgcaCCCACGACAGAACGCAGTCAAAGTGATGTGATTCTTTGGATTGAAAACATCTGTGGAGCTTTTTattgaaaagacaacaagaacaaactTTGGACTTCTTTAGCCAAGGAACAAAGATTGTACCTCCAGTGCTGCGGGTATTTCCCCAAGTGCTGCGACATGATCTCACAAACACCCAGTTATTAAGCAGAACCCAGATAAATTCAGTATTCAACTAACACTCAGAGAGTTTGTTTCATAAGTAAGTCAGAAAAATCCCCATTAAACTGAACTTTTGCTTACGAAATACTGAGCTCATTTCTGTCCGAGGAAAAGTACAGTGTCCTCTCATACTCGCTGCAaagaagacagacaaagacattcCCCACATCACAGGTACAAGCTGGATTTGTCGGTTTACTGTCAGTGCCTTGTGCAAAGTGCACTGACTGAATAACAACATACAGTGAGAGCAAGTTGTAAGCATTACACACGCATTATGTTTGTAAATCCAGAGACCTGGATTCTTTCTTGGGGTGGAAGTttttctggttctggtccggaatatgaatatgatatcaGCAGCGTACATGAAGCAGGGCGCAGCTCTGAATATCAGCCAACACGCTGACTGAATGACAGAATGGCTCAGAAATGTCATTCTGCCACCATGAACCTTAATCCTCCTCTTGAGCTCATTCCCTCTGACTGAAAAATCGACTGCACACAtctgctctttctccttctACCTCAAACAGACTTTTCTCATTACCTGAGGCGAATCATAATTTCCTTTAGTGTCTGTTTCCAATTCCAATAATTCCTTTCAGTTGATCTTTTTTGGGCAAAATGTGATTATGTCGGTATAACACTGGAAAGCTGAAAGTCCCAAGTCATTGTCTAGGTTACAGTGAGTGTTCAGCCTTGTTGTGTGCGtcttattttaatgtgtgtaCGTGATGACTAATGCTGAAGCAGTCCTCTGAGACTTCACGGGCTGGGGATGATATTGTGGGTGGGggacaagcacaagcacaaggGGTTGAGCTGCACCACTGccaaataaaatagaaacagaaaaaaaacaaacctgggTCGTAGCGTCAGTCACTAGCACCTCTCTTAGATTAGAGATGCAACATtctatcgattaatcgattagtaatcgattactgaattaatctccaactatcttgctaatcgattaatcggttcaggtagtttttatgcaaaaaaggtcaaaatgatctgatttcagcttcttaaatgtgaatattttctggtttctttgctcctctacgacagttaactgaatatctttttggtgtgtagacaaaacaaaacaacatttttcaccattttatggaccaaacaactaattcgattaatcgagaaaataatcgacagattaatcgattatgagaAGAATCTTAAATTGCAGGCCTacttaaggtgtcggggagtgatgttttcttttcaattcacAGAGCCGGGGCTGAGCCGAGAAAACAGGATTATTATTCCGAACCGGAAGCAAGCGGAACGTGAGGAAatttttgctgaattttacaaaaatgtgtcGGATTAagatcacttactgcccctttaagttggATAACTTACTAGTGGATTGGAGAACAATTTTTtgcttcaaaagacaaaaaagagctgcaggatgtacagtacagaagaGAAGCATACTCTAATCACAATGACTAACACTGCCTTACATCGCATGCCAGTGTTGACACAGAGGATGAAACGGAGGCGGGTATCAGCAGATACGAGGTCAAAGCATATGGGTGTAAAGGAATCTGTCCACCCCGACAGCTCTCAACAACTGCAAG is drawn from Scophthalmus maximus strain ysfricsl-2021 chromosome 8, ASM2237912v1, whole genome shotgun sequence and contains these coding sequences:
- the tmc6b gene encoding transmembrane channel-like protein 6b, giving the protein MARHVNFDLNHPLVEAAVESPVDEEGVHDSFNQLIAEQSRNGGLSDGLCDAYELQQLQRELDEEGRDDVPYLSSPGQDFGERGKTQREVGREDDERTNPLVGERWSTATLRVLSAMPSRTIGRNRGAIISQYYNRTMQLRRHKQSRPSIRDFSRSARPSIRGYGMETDSPDAEDTKRERLVNNLQNLSVSDRIRMLQAMPLSVAEKSELRRLTLQKERRTRSGSQIPCCSRLKYYIIIAVKQSWFSCLSFLHSLQLWQVALKTVSGRFGTGVLSYFLFLKTLLFFNLFLFLVVGAFLVLPQAVLPPVLLSANHSFSGLELLTGAGYFSDTVMYYGYYCNYTLRRHCSDEGGGQNISVSNGTMLACVSKRLSYNMPLAYFFTIVSAFFITCIILVYSMSKSFGQSFRIDKSHSILAMKVFCSWDFKVIKKTSVKLMSENICIQLKELLAEVNHKRVRNSCLQNLGRLMIHCLAWTICVAGTIACVLSIYFFSQYMRQDLKKRSNGPLSTQNPLLNEASLLALPVVVSLINVLLPCLFNLAAWMEDYESPTVRTYVAIGRNLMLKVSVLGVLCYHWLGRMAVDFENDNFMCWESFVGQELYRFLLMDFIFTLLDTLLGEFLWGMFSKRVLKRRRKPVFDIARNVLELIYGQTLAWLGVLFTPLLPAVQLLKLLLLFYIKKSSVMMNCQAPRKPYRVSQMTTIFITLLCFPSFLGASVCVTYTMWSINPSSSCGPFRGLKTMFQAGKRWVEELEKDNPNLSVLARAHSYLVENPLFLFVGAGIFLIVIYFHSQVVDGQRKIIGLLQEQIENEGEDKKFLITRLQSIHELKRTTVRRLKSQDSSC